CCACGATCGATCCGGGGGAGGCGACGACGCCGTCCTCGCAGAAGACATCCTCCCCGAGGAAGGACCCGATGTCACCGACCTTGTGGAAGTCGCCCTCGACACTCATGGTCGCCGTCGACGAGCTCGAGGAGAACCGCGACCTCAGGAAGGCCCCTTCGCCTATGACGCAGTGCGAGAGGTGGGAGCCTGGCCCGATCGTGGCGTCGGACATGATGACGCTCTCCTCCACGACGGAGTTCGCGGAGACCCTGACATTGTCCCCGATGCTCGTCGAGGGGTAAATGACCGTTCCGGGGCCTATCTCGCAGCCCCTCCCGATCACGACTGGACCCTGAATGTAGCTTCCCGACCTGAGCAGGGACTCCTCGCCGATGAGGACTGGCCCCTTGATCGTGACGTTCTTCTCGACCTTGCCGGACTTCTCTTCCCCGATGTCCCTCAGGACGGTCTCATTGACTCTCAGTATGTCCCACGGGTACACGGCGTCTATCCATTTCCCGCTCGTGTGAACCGCGAGGACGTCGTCACTGCTTGACAGGTCTCTGACCACGGATGTGAGATCGTGAACGCCCTTCCTGGAGTGCGACCTGATCCTGGTGAACACATCACTGGACATGCGATAGATGCCCGTGCTTATGAGATTACCAACCATCTCCTCCGGCTTCTCCATGATGTCCGCGACCTTCCCTGAGCGTATCTGGACAACGCCGTACTTCGAGGGTATCTCGCTCTCCGTGATGAGCGCGCACGGAGACTCGTCCGCCGAGAGAAGGTCCTTGACGACGTTGGGATCTATCACGTTGTCTCCCGGAAGGACCACGAAATCGCCCTTCACCATCTTGCTGGCGGCCAACAGAGCATGGGCGGTTCCCAGCTGCTTCTTCTGAACCGCATAGTCGATGCGGGCCCCGTAGTCGCGTCCGTCCTCGAAGTGGGTCATTATCCTCTCTTTCTTGTATCCCACGACCATGATGATGTCGTTTATTC
Above is a genomic segment from Candidatus Thermoplasmatota archaeon containing:
- a CDS encoding NTP transferase domain-containing protein, which produces MKAVILAAGEGSRLWPFTYSKPKVMIPVANRPILEYVVRSLVANGINDIIMVVGYKKERIMTHFEDGRDYGARIDYAVQKKQLGTAHALLAASKMVKGDFVVLPGDNVIDPNVVKDLLSADESPCALITESEIPSKYGVVQIRSGKVADIMEKPEEMVGNLISTGIYRMSSDVFTRIRSHSRKGVHDLTSVVRDLSSSDDVLAVHTSGKWIDAVYPWDILRVNETVLRDIGEEKSGKVEKNVTIKGPVLIGEESLLRSGSYIQGPVVIGRGCEIGPGTVIYPSTSIGDNVRVSANSVVEESVIMSDATIGPGSHLSHCVIGEGAFLRSRFSSSSSTATMSVEGDFHKVGDIGSFLGEDVFCEDGVVASPGSIVGAKSRVSAMRVLRGTIPDKSLVV